From the Halorhabdus utahensis DSM 12940 genome, one window contains:
- a CDS encoding ketopantoate reductase family protein, whose protein sequence is MDVVVFGAGSLGSLIGGLLAREHVVTLVGREDHVHAVQEDGLRITGEIQAVVRPRASKTVSGAADLAIVTVKSYDTPAAVEALSGCDCDAVLSLQNGMGNEERLASLVATVLAGTATYGALQDEPGSVRCTGIGEIVLGPPDGGQSTIADRIGEAFSTAGIETTVAADMPRRRWEKLAVNAGINATTALSRVPNGALSDGPLSDVARRAARETARVARDHGVDLPDEAAIAALESVVDATADNESSMYRDVQSGRRTEVEAINGYVADSDVETPVNETLAALLRGWERESKLGK, encoded by the coding sequence ATGGATGTCGTCGTCTTCGGCGCGGGGAGTCTCGGGAGTCTGATCGGCGGGCTACTCGCCCGTGAACACGTCGTCACGCTCGTCGGCCGCGAGGATCACGTACACGCCGTGCAGGAAGACGGGCTTCGAATCACCGGCGAGATCCAAGCGGTGGTCCGTCCCCGGGCCTCGAAAACCGTTTCCGGCGCTGCAGACCTGGCGATCGTGACCGTCAAATCGTACGACACGCCCGCGGCCGTCGAGGCCCTTTCCGGCTGTGACTGTGACGCGGTCCTCTCCCTGCAGAACGGCATGGGCAACGAGGAACGGCTGGCCTCCCTCGTGGCGACGGTGCTCGCAGGGACGGCGACCTACGGCGCGCTCCAGGACGAACCCGGGAGTGTCCGGTGTACTGGCATCGGCGAGATCGTCCTTGGCCCGCCAGACGGGGGCCAGAGCACGATTGCGGATCGGATCGGCGAGGCCTTCAGCACGGCCGGGATCGAGACGACTGTCGCCGCTGACATGCCACGCCGGCGCTGGGAGAAACTCGCCGTCAACGCCGGTATCAACGCGACGACAGCACTCTCTCGTGTGCCGAACGGCGCACTCAGCGACGGCCCGCTGTCGGACGTCGCCCGCCGGGCCGCTCGCGAGACTGCCCGGGTCGCGAGAGATCACGGCGTCGACCTGCCGGACGAGGCGGCGATAGCCGCGCTCGAATCGGTTGTCGACGCGACCGCCGACAACGAATCGTCGATGTACCGTGACGTCCAGTCCGGCCGCCGGACAGAGGTCGAGGCGATCAACGGCTACGTGGCCGATAGCGACGTCGAAACGCCGGTCAACGAGACGTTGGCGGCGCTACTCAGGGGCTGGGAACGGGAGAGCAAACTCGGCAAGTAA
- the larC gene encoding nickel pincer cofactor biosynthesis protein LarC: MDTLAFDGRMGASGDMILAALLDLGADPDVLAPVENALGVEFDIDRTTTGGIDAASVDVRYAAEAGDGTHEHEHGAEHDHDHHHDHATHEHESTVEGHGPTRRYDEVIEVVERMALPDAVEERALSIFARLGTAEAAVHGTDLHATHFHEVGADDAIADVVGASLLLADLDPDKVLTTPLSTGDGTVSMAHGTATVPAPAVVEIIADADYSIQGGPIKRELLTPTGAAILAEVADGVETLPTMDVWASGYGAGDHDTGDRANALRVLLGETAGDLRRESITVLETNVDDVSPEMLGGLQETLTEAGARDVSILPVTMKKSRPGHLIKVVVKPEDADRVARRLAEETGTLGVREHGAGHRWVAERETRTVDIELDAETYPVDVKVASDREGTWLDASAEYEDALSVARETGRPVREVMKRAEQAVGE; encoded by the coding sequence ATGGACACGCTCGCGTTCGACGGCCGGATGGGTGCCAGCGGCGACATGATCCTGGCGGCACTGCTGGATCTCGGCGCTGATCCCGACGTGCTCGCGCCCGTCGAGAATGCCCTCGGCGTCGAGTTCGACATCGACCGGACGACGACGGGCGGGATCGATGCCGCGAGCGTCGACGTGCGCTATGCAGCGGAGGCTGGCGACGGGACTCACGAACACGAGCATGGAGCGGAACACGACCACGACCACCATCACGATCACGCTACGCACGAGCACGAGTCCACGGTAGAGGGACACGGCCCGACGCGGCGCTACGACGAGGTCATCGAGGTCGTCGAGAGGATGGCCCTGCCGGACGCGGTCGAGGAACGGGCGCTGTCGATCTTCGCGCGCCTCGGGACCGCCGAGGCGGCCGTCCACGGCACCGACCTCCACGCGACGCATTTCCACGAGGTCGGGGCCGACGACGCCATCGCTGACGTCGTCGGGGCGAGCCTGTTGCTCGCAGATCTCGATCCAGACAAAGTCCTCACCACGCCGCTGTCGACCGGCGACGGGACAGTTTCGATGGCCCACGGAACGGCGACAGTCCCCGCACCGGCGGTCGTCGAGATCATTGCCGACGCCGACTATTCGATCCAGGGTGGCCCCATCAAGCGCGAACTCCTGACGCCGACGGGCGCGGCGATCCTCGCCGAAGTCGCTGACGGCGTCGAGACGCTCCCAACCATGGACGTGTGGGCGTCGGGCTACGGCGCGGGCGATCACGACACCGGCGACCGGGCGAACGCCCTCCGGGTGCTACTCGGCGAGACAGCGGGCGACCTCCGGCGGGAGTCGATCACGGTCCTCGAGACGAACGTCGACGACGTGAGTCCGGAGATGCTCGGTGGGCTCCAGGAAACATTGACCGAAGCAGGCGCCAGGGATGTCTCGATTCTCCCGGTGACAATGAAGAAATCCCGACCCGGCCATCTGATCAAGGTCGTGGTCAAGCCCGAGGACGCCGATCGCGTGGCCCGGCGACTGGCCGAGGAGACCGGGACGCTCGGCGTCCGTGAGCACGGGGCCGGGCATCGCTGGGTGGCCGAGCGCGAAACGCGGACGGTCGACATCGAACTCGACGCCGAGACCTACCCGGTCGACGTGAAGGTTGCCAGCGACCGCGAGGGGACATGGCTCGACGCGAGTGCGGAGTATGAAGATGCGCTGTCGGTGGCCAGGGAGACGGGGCGACCAGTCAGGGAAGTCATGAAACGAGCCGAGCAGGCAGTGGGTGAGTGA
- a CDS encoding ABC transporter ATP-binding protein, with the protein MSDTPAIATDSLRKEYGTAVAVRDLDLTVSHGEVFGFLGPNGAGKTSTIRMLTTLQEPTSGTATVAGESIQRRERVTPRIGYLPEEPPVYPELTGRENLQYVAGLRGVAADDRIETLLERFGLAEAANRAVAGYSKGMKQKLGLIGAMVHEPEVLFLDEPTAGLDPRAARTVKDTIADVSERGVTVFLSTHILPVVEELGDRVGVLQDGQLVAEGPPEDLGSRLGEDADLEDVFLNVTRSRASVGTVGEQ; encoded by the coding sequence ATGAGCGATACCCCCGCCATCGCAACCGACTCCCTCCGCAAGGAATACGGCACGGCAGTCGCCGTACGGGATCTGGACCTGACGGTCTCCCACGGCGAGGTGTTCGGCTTCCTCGGCCCGAACGGCGCTGGCAAGACCTCCACAATCCGGATGTTGACGACGCTGCAGGAACCGACGTCCGGAACGGCGACGGTCGCCGGTGAGTCGATCCAGCGCCGCGAGCGGGTCACACCACGCATCGGCTATCTGCCCGAGGAGCCGCCAGTCTATCCCGAACTCACTGGCCGGGAGAACCTCCAGTACGTCGCCGGGCTTCGTGGTGTCGCGGCCGACGATCGCATCGAGACGCTCCTCGAGCGGTTTGGGCTCGCTGAGGCGGCTAACCGTGCCGTCGCAGGCTACTCGAAGGGGATGAAACAGAAACTCGGCTTGATCGGCGCGATGGTCCACGAGCCCGAGGTCCTGTTCCTCGATGAGCCGACCGCCGGGCTGGACCCTCGGGCGGCCCGGACCGTCAAGGACACCATCGCCGATGTCTCCGAGCGAGGGGTCACGGTGTTCCTCTCGACGCACATCCTGCCCGTCGTCGAGGAGTTGGGTGATCGAGTCGGCGTCTTGCAGGACGGCCAGCTCGTCGCCGAGGGGCCACCCGAGGACCTGGGATCCCGGCTCGGTGAAGACGCCGACCTGGAGGATGTCTTCCTGAACGTGACCCGTTCGCGTGCCAGTGTCGGGACTGTTGGCGAACAATGA
- the radB gene encoding DNA repair and recombination protein RadB: MSDPISTGCDAVDDLLGGGLERGAVTQIYGQPAAGKTNLALGAAVETAAAGESALYLDTEGVSIDRLEQLADARGDVSELASRIILTEAHTFEEQQEAVRDAEEFASQVDLIVLDSATGFYRLERTEQEDGEALRAVARQITHLLALARKHDLAVAFTNQVFSDPDGDRVRPLGGHTLNHWSSLVLRLDRFRGGKRRATLEKHHAKATGDTARFQITDAGMSGVEEI; the protein is encoded by the coding sequence GTGAGCGACCCGATCTCGACCGGCTGTGACGCCGTCGACGACCTGCTCGGCGGGGGACTCGAACGTGGTGCCGTCACGCAGATCTACGGCCAGCCGGCGGCCGGGAAGACCAACCTCGCACTGGGGGCAGCCGTCGAAACGGCCGCGGCGGGGGAGTCAGCACTCTACCTCGACACCGAGGGCGTCTCGATCGACCGCTTGGAGCAACTCGCCGACGCCCGCGGCGACGTGTCGGAACTCGCTTCGCGGATCATCCTCACCGAGGCCCACACCTTCGAGGAACAACAGGAGGCAGTCCGCGACGCCGAGGAGTTCGCCAGTCAGGTCGATCTGATCGTGCTGGACAGCGCGACGGGATTCTACCGGCTGGAGCGCACTGAACAGGAAGACGGCGAGGCGCTGCGGGCGGTCGCCCGCCAGATCACACATTTGCTGGCCCTGGCCCGTAAGCACGATCTCGCCGTCGCCTTTACCAATCAGGTATTCAGCGATCCTGACGGCGATCGGGTCCGGCCCCTGGGCGGCCACACGCTCAATCACTGGTCGTCGCTCGTCCTCCGGCTGGATCGCTTCCGCGGCGGCAAGCGTCGCGCCACGCTGGAGAAACACCACGCGAAGGCGACCGGCGACACCGCCCGTTTCCAGATTACGGACGCCGGTATGTCTGGCGTCGAAGAGATCTGA
- the phoU gene encoding phosphate signaling complex protein PhoU: MPRKGYQEKLDELQEDVLYMSEIVFDRLQTGLDALEKKDDELAEEVIHGDDEINQLYLDLERECVNLLALQQPVAGDLRFIAASFKIITDLERIADLAVNLGEYAIDAEQDHGPDVDVQAIGEIVVEMNEQAMAAYTDEDSELCYAIGDRDDEVDAMCQDASDTVMRNLIEREIDEDTTDEEIESLMRDVSRLLLTVRDLERVGDHAVNIAARTLYMVDNDDALIY, encoded by the coding sequence ATGCCACGTAAAGGATATCAGGAGAAACTCGACGAACTCCAGGAGGACGTCCTCTACATGAGCGAGATCGTCTTCGACCGTCTCCAGACGGGACTGGACGCCTTGGAGAAGAAAGACGACGAACTCGCCGAAGAAGTCATCCACGGCGATGACGAGATCAACCAGCTCTATCTCGATCTCGAACGCGAGTGCGTCAACCTGCTCGCGCTCCAGCAGCCGGTTGCCGGCGACCTTCGCTTCATCGCTGCGAGCTTCAAGATCATCACGGACCTCGAACGCATCGCCGACCTCGCCGTCAACCTCGGCGAGTACGCCATCGATGCCGAACAGGATCACGGACCGGACGTCGACGTCCAGGCGATCGGCGAGATCGTCGTCGAGATGAACGAGCAGGCCATGGCGGCCTACACTGACGAGGACAGCGAACTCTGTTATGCGATCGGCGACCGCGATGACGAGGTCGACGCGATGTGTCAGGACGCCTCCGACACGGTCATGCGCAACCTCATCGAACGCGAGATCGACGAGGACACCACCGACGAGGAGATCGAATCCCTCATGCGTGACGTCTCACGGCTCCTCCTCACGGTTCGGGACCTCGAACGCGTCGGTGACCACGCCGTCAACATCGCCGCCCGGACGCTGTACATGGTCGACAACGACGACGCCCTGATCTACTGA
- the pstB gene encoding phosphate ABC transporter ATP-binding protein PstB, translating to MSETDTTTDASTSDQTTAGTVTTSGESVEETRDAWTDYDVGGEPIMSVENLDVYYGDDHALKDISMDIPEKSVTALIGPSGCGKSTFLRCLNRMNDRIDAARIEGTVAFDGQDIYQPGTNLVELRKRVGMVFQEPNPFPKSIRDNIAYGPRKHGEINRGLVARLLGRDEKEKEDDLVETSLRKAAIWDEVNDRLGDNALGLSGGQQQRLCIARALATDPEVLLMDEPASALDPIATSKIEDLIEELAEEYTVVVVTHNMQQAARISDQTAVFLTGGELVEYDDTEKIFENPESQRVEDYITGKFG from the coding sequence ATGAGCGAAACCGACACCACAACCGATGCATCGACGTCAGACCAGACCACAGCCGGCACGGTCACGACCAGCGGCGAGAGCGTCGAGGAAACCAGGGACGCCTGGACGGACTACGACGTCGGCGGCGAGCCGATCATGTCCGTCGAGAACCTCGACGTCTACTACGGCGACGATCACGCGCTGAAGGACATCTCGATGGATATCCCGGAAAAGAGCGTCACCGCACTGATCGGTCCCTCGGGCTGTGGGAAGTCGACGTTTCTCCGGTGTCTCAACCGGATGAACGACCGGATCGATGCCGCTCGCATCGAGGGGACCGTCGCGTTCGACGGCCAGGACATCTACCAGCCCGGAACGAACCTGGTGGAACTGCGCAAGCGCGTCGGGATGGTGTTCCAGGAGCCCAACCCGTTCCCCAAATCCATCCGTGACAACATCGCCTACGGGCCACGCAAACACGGCGAGATCAACCGCGGGCTGGTCGCACGCCTGCTCGGCCGTGACGAGAAAGAGAAAGAAGACGACCTTGTCGAGACCTCGCTTCGCAAGGCTGCGATCTGGGACGAGGTCAACGACCGCCTGGGCGACAACGCGCTGGGGCTCTCCGGCGGCCAACAACAGCGGCTGTGTATCGCCCGGGCGCTGGCGACCGACCCCGAGGTCCTCCTGATGGACGAACCCGCGTCCGCCCTGGACCCGATCGCCACCTCGAAGATCGAGGATCTGATCGAGGAACTCGCCGAGGAGTACACTGTTGTGGTGGTCACCCACAACATGCAGCAGGCGGCGCGAATCTCCGACCAGACGGCCGTCTTCCTCACCGGCGGGGAACTCGTCGAATACGACGACACCGAGAAGATCTTCGAGAACCCGGAGAGCCAGCGCGTCGAGGACTACATCACCGGCAAGTTCGGATGA
- the pstC gene encoding phosphate ABC transporter permease subunit PstC: MSTQPMSQRLTPTVFEEADPFGLLLIVIQSLLLVGAAAAFFFQSPWTMPLLLAFLLVSGVAWGTRQAVAARVLTFLMTITTVVTLALIAIFLFLEAIPAFQLMGIDILLPLDGDLWNPSTNTFSLVPMIWGTAITTVVATLVAGPLGVAGALFISEIAPEQVREVVKPGVEILAGIPSIVYGFIGFTIINPYVSTELSTGFGALLPIGVVIGLMALPTVVSVAEDAISTVPEAMKSGSLAMGATDWQTMKSVTVPAAFSGISAAVLLGIGRAIGETMAATVMIAHVQELPQPAFDVFDSGETLTTLIAGNFGPAVGTEYYLSALFAAGVVLFVIVTTLSIASQYIEKRMQRKLGGDR, encoded by the coding sequence ATGTCGACACAACCGATGAGCCAGCGGCTGACGCCGACCGTATTCGAGGAGGCCGATCCGTTCGGTCTCCTCCTTATCGTGATCCAGTCGCTGTTGCTCGTCGGGGCGGCAGCGGCCTTCTTCTTCCAGTCGCCGTGGACGATGCCGCTTTTGCTGGCCTTTCTGCTGGTGAGTGGGGTCGCGTGGGGGACACGCCAGGCCGTCGCGGCCCGCGTTCTCACGTTTCTGATGACGATCACGACGGTCGTCACGCTGGCTCTCATTGCGATTTTCCTTTTTCTGGAAGCGATCCCCGCGTTCCAGTTGATGGGCATCGACATCCTGCTCCCGCTGGACGGCGACCTCTGGAATCCCAGTACGAACACGTTCTCGCTGGTCCCGATGATCTGGGGGACGGCGATCACGACCGTCGTCGCGACGCTCGTCGCCGGTCCGCTGGGGGTCGCCGGTGCACTGTTCATCAGCGAGATCGCGCCCGAGCAGGTGCGTGAGGTCGTCAAGCCCGGCGTCGAGATCCTGGCCGGGATCCCCTCAATCGTCTACGGCTTCATCGGCTTCACGATCATCAACCCCTACGTGAGCACCGAGCTCTCGACGGGCTTCGGTGCGCTGCTCCCGATCGGCGTCGTCATCGGGTTGATGGCGCTTCCGACCGTCGTCTCGGTCGCCGAAGACGCGATCTCGACGGTGCCGGAGGCGATGAAGAGCGGTTCGCTCGCGATGGGTGCGACGGACTGGCAGACGATGAAGAGCGTCACTGTCCCCGCGGCGTTTTCCGGCATCTCGGCGGCCGTCCTGCTCGGGATCGGGCGCGCCATCGGCGAGACCATGGCCGCGACGGTGATGATCGCCCACGTCCAGGAACTGCCACAGCCGGCGTTCGACGTCTTCGACAGCGGCGAGACGCTGACGACGCTGATCGCCGGCAACTTCGGGCCCGCGGTCGGCACGGAGTACTACCTCAGTGCGCTGTTCGCCGCCGGCGTCGTCCTGTTCGTCATCGTGACGACGCTCTCGATCGCCTCGCAGTACATCGAGAAACGCATGCAACGCAAACTCGGAGGTGACCGATGA
- a CDS encoding PstS family phosphate ABC transporter substrate-binding protein, translating to MARKTVRDVSRRDFLLGAGTVGIAGLAGCASQRALQPARADGGAGGQSTLTADGSSTVYPIANTASQRWNGNPPSSDTEYWPHGEFDIDTTQNLADHFASKYGFEPTAVRSTPPFRANIALSHSGTGVKAVSEGRVDMGNSSAPVTDELPDASQEVLDSFVDHVVGVDGQPIVVSEEIFEAGVTGVTATELKQIYRKEITNWSAIGGPDKTIRVIGRAEGSGTDTAFRANLYGDPDASISPDVRKGQNQQVSQLVEQSDNAIAYLALKFVSENGPVRPISLEVDGTVYEYGKNLGAREYPLSRDLHMYTWKNTSRKEAAFLDLILSDFGQEICVASNNYFKLPADRQQNQREKLPSP from the coding sequence ATGGCACGCAAAACCGTGCGTGACGTTTCACGGCGGGACTTTCTCCTCGGTGCCGGGACAGTCGGAATCGCAGGACTCGCCGGGTGTGCGAGTCAGCGAGCACTCCAGCCAGCACGGGCTGATGGCGGGGCTGGCGGGCAGTCGACGTTGACCGCTGACGGTTCGTCGACGGTGTACCCGATCGCCAACACTGCCTCCCAGCGGTGGAACGGCAACCCACCTTCGAGTGACACGGAGTACTGGCCACACGGCGAGTTCGACATCGACACGACCCAGAACCTCGCGGATCACTTCGCGAGCAAGTACGGGTTCGAACCGACTGCCGTCCGATCGACGCCCCCCTTCCGGGCCAACATCGCATTGAGTCACTCGGGAACCGGCGTCAAAGCCGTCAGCGAAGGCCGCGTGGACATGGGCAACTCCAGCGCGCCGGTCACCGACGAACTGCCGGACGCGAGCCAGGAGGTGCTCGACAGTTTCGTCGACCACGTCGTGGGCGTCGACGGCCAGCCGATCGTCGTCAGCGAAGAGATCTTCGAGGCGGGCGTCACCGGCGTCACTGCCACGGAACTCAAACAGATCTATCGCAAGGAGATCACCAACTGGTCGGCGATCGGTGGCCCGGACAAGACCATCCGCGTCATCGGTCGCGCGGAGGGGTCGGGGACGGACACTGCCTTCAGGGCGAATCTCTACGGCGACCCTGACGCGTCGATCAGTCCGGACGTCCGGAAGGGACAGAACCAGCAGGTGTCACAGCTGGTCGAACAGTCCGACAACGCGATTGCGTACCTGGCGCTGAAGTTCGTCTCCGAGAACGGTCCCGTCCGACCGATATCGCTGGAAGTCGACGGGACGGTCTACGAGTACGGGAAGAACCTCGGCGCCAGGGAGTACCCCCTCTCCCGGGATCTTCACATGTACACCTGGAAGAACACGTCGAGAAAGGAGGCAGCCTTCCTCGACCTGATCCTCTCGGACTTCGGACAGGAGATCTGCGTCGCATCGAACAACTACTTCAAGCTCCCGGCCGATCGCCAGCAGAACCAACGCGAGAAGCTCCCATCGCCCTGA
- a CDS encoding phosphate signaling complex PhoU family protein, protein METRKVQVTGGSTYTVSLPKEWATENDVSAGSVVEFHSEEDMLLLSPQDDRERAEGSLDVSGLTEETELTRAVMTMYVSGFDIIRLEAPRISATQRRYIRNATQGLVGLEVIEETGDRVVLQDLLDSSELSVNNAITRMRLVSLTMTADAVTALIEDDDELAADVMERDDDVDRLWYMVSRVFRTVLRNPTAANDMGFPRETVFDYQSGARQLERIADHANKIADIATDIEAVPEEEADALDELREIAISVPETAMDALLADDPDEAVSLANEARGRIPEVDEKAREVDSLIRQFDDPQRAHRLGLVVDSLSRTADYGSNIAESALQKAVPRPA, encoded by the coding sequence ATGGAGACCCGCAAGGTTCAGGTCACCGGTGGCTCGACGTATACGGTCTCATTACCGAAAGAGTGGGCGACGGAAAACGACGTCAGCGCGGGCAGCGTCGTGGAGTTCCACTCCGAGGAGGACATGTTGTTGCTCTCCCCGCAGGACGATCGCGAGCGGGCGGAGGGGAGCCTCGACGTGAGCGGGCTGACCGAGGAGACGGAGTTGACCCGCGCCGTGATGACGATGTACGTCAGCGGGTTCGACATCATCCGCCTGGAGGCCCCCCGGATCAGCGCGACCCAGCGCCGGTACATCAGAAACGCCACCCAGGGACTCGTGGGCCTGGAAGTCATCGAGGAGACCGGCGACCGGGTCGTGCTCCAGGATCTGCTCGACTCCTCTGAGCTGTCGGTCAACAACGCGATCACCCGGATGCGGCTGGTCTCGCTGACGATGACGGCCGACGCGGTGACGGCCCTGATCGAGGACGACGACGAACTCGCCGCCGACGTCATGGAACGGGACGACGACGTCGACCGGCTATGGTATATGGTCTCACGGGTGTTCCGAACCGTGTTGCGAAATCCGACAGCGGCCAACGATATGGGCTTCCCCCGGGAGACCGTCTTCGATTATCAGTCCGGCGCACGCCAACTCGAACGTATCGCCGACCACGCCAACAAGATCGCCGACATCGCCACCGACATCGAGGCAGTCCCCGAGGAGGAGGCTGACGCGCTCGACGAACTCCGGGAGATCGCCATCTCCGTGCCCGAGACGGCGATGGACGCCCTGCTGGCCGACGATCCTGACGAGGCGGTCTCGCTGGCCAACGAGGCACGGGGGCGTATCCCCGAAGTCGACGAGAAAGCCCGAGAGGTCGACAGTCTGATCCGGCAGTTCGACGACCCCCAGCGCGCCCACCGACTCGGCCTGGTGGTCGACTCGTTGAGTCGAACCGCCGACTATGGAAGCAACATCGCCGAAAGTGCGCTGCAGAAGGCGGTTCCGCGACCGGCCTAA
- a CDS encoding helix-turn-helix domain-containing protein gives MALRATYEITCEHLPFVSVAASVPEATLSVQLVPSQDEYTSFVVTVTEGPVSALKDAFEDAPFVAGYTRLNKSADPPRYKVLPDLSMSDQFPADFDVGGLKALADTDSLVDEIQATTTGWIQSGQFADRETLAEFQMFWERHGGFDLRRIESTSRPQAGADGLTDRQREALLAAAEMGYFDVPRDASLADVAADLDISASSLSERLRRGQLALIETHLDRSET, from the coding sequence ATGGCGTTGCGTGCGACCTACGAGATCACGTGCGAGCACCTGCCGTTCGTCTCGGTCGCGGCCAGCGTGCCCGAGGCAACTCTGTCTGTGCAACTCGTCCCCAGCCAGGACGAGTACACATCGTTCGTCGTCACGGTCACCGAGGGACCGGTGTCAGCCCTCAAAGACGCGTTCGAAGACGCACCGTTCGTGGCCGGGTACACCCGTCTCAACAAGTCCGCTGATCCACCGCGATACAAAGTGTTGCCGGATCTCAGCATGAGCGACCAGTTCCCCGCGGACTTCGACGTGGGTGGGCTGAAAGCCCTGGCCGACACCGATTCTCTTGTCGATGAGATCCAGGCGACAACAACCGGCTGGATACAGTCCGGTCAGTTCGCCGACCGGGAAACACTCGCTGAGTTTCAAATGTTCTGGGAGCGCCACGGTGGCTTCGATCTCCGCCGGATCGAATCCACTTCACGCCCTCAGGCGGGAGCTGACGGGCTAACCGATCGCCAACGCGAGGCGCTCCTCGCGGCCGCTGAAATGGGCTATTTCGACGTGCCAAGGGACGCATCGCTGGCTGATGTTGCAGCCGACCTCGATATCAGCGCGTCTTCGCTCTCCGAACGGCTCCGACGAGGCCAACTCGCACTGATCGAGACGCACCTCGACAGGTCGGAAACTTGA
- a CDS encoding alpha/beta fold hydrolase, whose protein sequence is MQTVTSADGTRIAYDRHGEGSPLILLHGTSADRHSFRPLIPRLADEHTLIVPDRRGRGDSEDGSAYSLDREVEDLRALVGAVDGTPSVFGHSFGGLVTLAAAPDLAIERLVLYEPAVLVGDHQNTDLADRLEERFDAGDRRDVLRLFIEEAGGVPDATALPWWPEDAPFDRAETIVRESRAVEDYRLPVDPSIDGPALLLTGERGPEPLRDAIVTVEDRLPDAQLTEFEGVGHMGPESAAHRVGDTVTSFLG, encoded by the coding sequence ATGCAAACTGTCACGTCCGCAGACGGCACACGTATCGCATACGACCGACACGGCGAGGGATCGCCGCTCATCCTCTTACACGGCACCAGCGCCGACCGTCACAGTTTCCGACCGCTGATCCCCCGTCTCGCCGACGAACACACGCTCATCGTCCCGGATCGCCGAGGGCGAGGCGATAGCGAAGACGGGTCGGCGTACAGTCTCGACCGCGAGGTCGAAGATCTGCGCGCACTCGTCGGGGCAGTCGACGGCACACCCTCGGTTTTCGGTCACTCCTTCGGGGGGCTCGTGACGCTGGCGGCTGCGCCGGATCTCGCAATCGAGCGACTCGTCCTCTACGAACCGGCCGTACTGGTCGGTGACCATCAAAACACCGACCTGGCAGACCGCTTGGAGGAACGTTTCGATGCTGGCGACCGTCGGGACGTGCTCCGACTGTTCATCGAAGAAGCTGGCGGGGTTCCCGACGCGACCGCGCTGCCGTGGTGGCCCGAGGATGCCCCGTTCGATCGGGCAGAGACCATCGTCCGGGAGAGTCGCGCTGTCGAGGACTACCGACTCCCTGTCGATCCCTCGATCGACGGACCGGCACTCCTGCTGACGGGGGAGCGCGGGCCAGAGCCGCTCAGGGATGCGATAGTCACTGTCGAAGATCGACTGCCGGATGCTCAGCTAACGGAGTTCGAGGGCGTCGGTCACATGGGTCCCGAATCGGCAGCCCACCGGGTCGGCGACACCGTCACTTCCTTCCTCGGATAG
- a CDS encoding 30S ribosomal protein S8e codes for MKFQGRSTRKRTGGRRRHARNKRRHELGDEPTETEVGEQKLKFVDARGGTEKIRAIVTDVASVATDDGTVAAEIENVVENPANPNYVRRNIITKGAVVATSEGEARVTSRPGQDGQVNAEVLE; via the coding sequence ATGAAATTCCAGGGCCGTTCGACGCGAAAACGTACTGGAGGTCGACGACGTCACGCACGGAACAAGCGCCGCCACGAACTCGGCGACGAACCGACCGAGACGGAAGTCGGCGAGCAGAAACTCAAGTTCGTCGATGCCCGCGGTGGGACCGAGAAGATCCGCGCCATCGTGACCGACGTCGCCAGTGTGGCGACCGACGACGGCACCGTCGCTGCCGAGATAGAGAACGTCGTCGAGAACCCCGCCAATCCCAACTACGTCCGGCGGAACATCATCACGAAGGGCGCAGTGGTCGCCACCAGCGAGGGCGAGGCTCGCGTCACCTCCCGACCCGGTCAGGACGGCCAGGTCAACGCCGAAGTGCTCGAATAA